A genomic segment from Mustela lutreola isolate mMusLut2 chromosome 15, mMusLut2.pri, whole genome shotgun sequence encodes:
- the LOC131816153 gene encoding conserved oligomeric Golgi complex subunit 2-like, translating to MERSRMNLPKGPDTLCFDKDEFMKEDFDVDHFVSDCRKRVQLEELRGYLELYYKLLKIAMVELINKDYADFVNLSTNLVGMNKALNELSVPLGQLREVLSLRSPVSEGIRAVDKRMCKQEDIRKKKRIAHITAMLQQALGGLLLEGLQTSNVDIIRHCLQTYATIDKTRDAEALVGQVLVKPYMDEVIVEQIVESHPDGLKIMYANKLLEFVPHHCRLLREVTGGAISSPQLSHLPRALQPS from the exons gaagatttcgacgtcgatcactttgtgtctgactgtaggaagcgtgtccagctggaggaactaagaggatatctggaactctactataaacttcttaaaatagccatggtcgagctcatcaacaaggattatgcagattttgtcaacctttccacaaacttg GTTGGCATGAACAAAGCCCTCAAtgaactttctgtgcctttgggacagttacgagaagttctg agtctcaggtcaccagtcagtgaaggaattcgggcagtagataaacgaatgtgtaaacaagaggacataaggaagaaaaag cgtatagcccacattacggccatgctgcagcaggccctgggaggcctgctgctagaagggcttcagacttccaatgtggatATCATACGGCACTGCCTCCAGACTTACGCTACaattgacaagacacgggatgcagaggcgttagttggtcaagtactggtgaaaccgtacatggatgag gtgattgtagagcagattgttgagtctcatccggacggcctgaagatcatgtatgctaataagctcctggagttcgttcctcaccactgccgccttcttcgagaggtcacaggaggagccatctcaag ccctcagctgtcccacctgcccagagctctgcagccttcctga